The following proteins come from a genomic window of Leptospira dzoumogneensis:
- a CDS encoding helix-turn-helix domain-containing protein, whose translation MASKNTEIIFGAKTKAIIEASGDTQTEAAKKLGLSVPGLGSITQNRVKTTSHEVLIALVNVYNVDLLYLVDNDIPVLPIRYNSSKERMKPETDENKVFYDLIITTKGLKEIVFNLLKIPAKHRKAIGDMIAALAERDDD comes from the coding sequence ATGGCTTCAAAAAACACAGAAATAATATTTGGTGCGAAGACTAAGGCGATAATTGAAGCGTCAGGAGATACGCAAACTGAAGCCGCTAAGAAATTAGGACTTTCAGTACCTGGTTTAGGGAGCATAACGCAAAACAGAGTAAAAACAACTTCTCATGAAGTTCTAATTGCATTGGTTAATGTTTACAATGTCGATTTGCTCTATCTAGTTGATAACGATATTCCTGTCCTTCCGATTCGCTACAATTCTTCGAAAGAAAGAATGAAGCCTGAAACCGATGAAAACAAAGTCTTTTATGATTTGATAATAACTACGAAAGGTCTGAAAGAAATAGTATTTAATTTATTGAAAATCCCTGCAAAACATAGGAAAGCTATAGGAGACATGATAGCAGCGTTAGCCGAAAGAGATGATGATTAA